TACTCATATAAATTGCTTCAATTACAGTGATTAAGTGCTCTGTTTTTAACATAGCATTTAAAGCACATATATGATACACCCTTAATTAGTCCCAGGttaattcagtaaaaaaaaaaaaagttggtgcCAAGTCCGGTAGCATATGTATTTTATGCTCTCCTGCATTAAATGGGTTAGTTTAATATCTATTTAATTTGTATATCATTTAATGCAGGGTATCTTCAGATGTATCACTTAGTAGTGGCTTGTTCATTGGTTTCAATTTGTATTCTATAGAACAGTGTGATGTGCATGCTGCAATTCCACATGTTTAATGCAATTCCACATGTATTGTTTAATACTGTCTCTGAAACTGCATGACAGCTGGGAGTGTGGTCCCTATGGACAGGGGATTAGTAAAGTAACCTGTGTACACTGAGGGGCGGTCCAGACAGGTGAGAGGGATTAATTCGGCAGCAGGGACTGCCAGTCTGTAGTGCATTCTCTGCGTACACTTGTTTAATTACTATCTACGTCATCCCTCCCatttctgctgtcacactccAAACCCATTTGAGCTTCTGTCACTGAGTGCGATGTTCCATGCTTCGTTTTCACATGTCATCAGTTTATTCTTTGGGGACATGATGTAACAGAGTGAAAATGCAGCGCACACACACTTATAGCTTAGTCTCCCCTTTCTCTGACACTAAGTGACTGTGAATCTACTTGCAGCAAGTTCCCTGAAAGTGCAAAGATTGATTATAATTTGGTAAGTTTTCATAGCTTTTTGGATTAGCCTACTTCAGTATACATATGTGGTTTGCTTCATTACTTCCTCTTTTGTTTGTTAGGTCTATTGTTTCCAGTTGGTTGTCTCTCTCCTGTGGGGTCCTGGGTAGGATGGCAAGTGCAGGTCCAACTACCTCTGCATCTGCAGAGAATTCAGGCCCTGGAGGCGCGAGTGGAAGTAGTAATGGAGAGGGGAGCAGCCAGGACAGTACATTTGAGTGCAACATTTGCCTCGACACAGCCAAGGATGCAGTGATTAGCTTGTGTGGCCACCTTTTCTGGTAAGGAACGGACTGATTTTGTAAACCTAACAGACCAGCTGTCATGTTTGTCCAACGTgctaaattgaaaataaaaacccACTGTTTTTCCTTGGAAAGTAGATTTAACACTTACGTAAGTTTATAGTATTCCTTTATCTGAATGCATGCAGCTTGCACTGCAGACATTTACTTTTTAGAGTCTCAATTCACTTTATAGAttaatttagttatttttttattgttggcAAAAAGCCATGGGACATCATATTTTTCTCATGTACACCACAGGTAGTAGGATTACTTTACtttaatacagtatatgtatttctATGCTCTTCTAGAATGCCTTGATCTGTTTACTATCTgtcaatggaaaataaaaatgtatgcatttgctgtttaaaaatgcagatatattatacagataatcCTTTCAGTTTTCCTGTCAGTATTTCAGAACTTTAAATTAATTCTTTGTATAGATGAGGAAAGCAAATTTTGGAGAAAGTTTGATTTTTCAATTaacaacatttttctaattttatcTCTCCAGCTGGCCATGTTTGCATCAAGTAAGTATTTCTGCTCTGGTAATGTTTTTTCTGTGGTTGCtgggtttttgttgttgttgtttttaaaatcGATTTATCTATAGATTGATTGTGTAGGGGGATCTGGATGCATGGTGGGTGCCTGTAAGAATTGACCCAAGAGTACTGTTTGTACTGGGGTTTTCTATACTGTATGATTGATAGTGGGTTTCTGCGAATTGATGATAGCTGGCTCTTTCTCCTCTTCAGTGGTTAGAAACACGGCCAAATCGTCAAGTGTGTCCAGTGTGCAAAGCTGGAATCAGCCGTGATAAAGTAATACCTTTGTATGGAAGAGGGAGCACAGGGCAGGAGGACCCCCGGTAAGTGTGTGACCCTCGGTAAAAGAATGGGgcttttgttttttggggggggggttgtgtcctggtctttaaaaaaaaaaaaaaaaatgtgcttagATTTAATACAACCATTTTCACCGTAGTGAGAAAACTCCCCCACGACCTCAAGGACAGAGACCAGAGCCAGAGAACAGAGGGGTGAGTGAAGGGTGAGGGTTTAAAGGGTTGCACGATATGTGTCACATGATGAAACGATTGCTTCTGATCTGTAATTCTGTATGGGCTCTTGGGGATTCTAAGTTATCACATAACGAACTTCCCATGAGAGAATCTAATTAACAATAACAAGATGACACTGCCACACAGTGCTTCCTGACATTCATTTTACTTTTCTAAGTTTGTGATTGGCCATTTCCTGCTCTGACAGTTTCTAACATACCCTTCTATATGTCTCCAGTACTATGTCCTTCCACTGTGTAGCACCTAGTAACTGTTAGAACATTATGCACATGTTTAGTTTGCTAGTTCATTTCTAGTAGTAACATGACTCAATATGCCTGCAACTATTTCAACTTGCTCTTGCTGCATAAGATGATGGTTTGCTCAACTTTAATTCAATTTAACCAAGCATATGGCTATGGAGGTTCATATTTCCTCCCAGGAAAGGGGTGAGAAGGCCAGAAAGATGTTTTGGAAAAGGTGCAATGTTACAACCTTGCCGCATCCTTGTATCTTCAGTGCCACTTTGTTGCAAAATGCCATAAGCTGTTTATGATGTCTTACAAAATAGTAACATGTGTTTGCTGCGCTCAGAAGATATTCTCTATACATTAACCAAGTGCAGTAATATTATGGCAATATTCATGAGGACAAAGATCAGTTAgactatatatttactaaactgcgggtttgaacaagtggagatgttgcctatagcaaccaatcagattctagctatcatttatttagtacattctgcaaaatgacagctagaatctgattggttgctataggcaacatctctacttgttcaaacccgcagtttagtaaatatacccctaagacggTGTTTAAAGTGTTCTGATATGGAGATTAATGAAACTGTATTTGTACACAGGCAATACCATATGGGGACTAATCAAAATTTTACTCCTACCATGGAGCTTTTGCCTTTTTTTGACTGAAAAGTAGATCATAATCATACTGAGGATAGGCGTTAAAAATTCAGCgttaaacataaaataacattttctttattaaaatttaaatccTCACAAGTCTTAACAAAAATTGTCTTTGCATTTGGCAAGTTGATGCCTTTAATCGCTGAAGATATTCTTGAGTCTTGAAAATGACATTTTCACCTCGACTGAAGAAAGTGGACAGTGCTTCTAATTGTAATATTACAACTAACACTTCAAAATTAATTCTTATTGACCAGGAATTGcctaatataatttatattttattaaattcaacaaatattaaaatttttactgtaatagaaaaaataaattaaactattTCAGCAATTTACGCTTATTCCGCATCAATGCCGAAAAAGCGTAAATTGCTAAaatagtttaatttatttttttctattacagtGCATTCTGCTAGTTTAGTCTAAATATCTATCTGCAACTCTTATGTTTTGCCGATCCAGTTTGTACCATATGACTGTTGTATCTAGGGAAGACTCCATtactgctgtgtgtgtatttctGAAGGGTTGTGTAAAGCTTTCTCAGCTCCAAAAGATTTTATATCTTTACCTATACAAGTATCTAACATTTAGCAAATAAATGGTAAATAGTAAAAACAGCCATTTTTGTAGGGAGAGAAGAGCGCTCTGTATACTGTTTtatctctcacactctctctgttGGTCCTCTAGTGCCAATTGGTGCAGGGGAGGTGATTAATGACATCAGCATCCTGCTGCTATATGACCCTAAAtgcattctataactgttacaactgctgcagcCATTAACACTCTGTGTATCTGCATCATTGCTGCTGTTCCTGTCCTTAAATAAACCAACAACTTTGATAAGGATTTTAGTCCACATAGCGTTAAaccaacactgctgacaccttacagacACAAACGTTCTGCCAATAAtttttgcctttttatttttacaattttaggcACTTAAAAAGCAAGAAATATTAAAATAGGCACTAGAaggtgaaataaacatttataggCACAATAAAAGTGGCGTTTCCTCTGAAACAGATTTTAACCTAGAAAGTCAACGTTTTCTGGCTGACAAAAAAAATAGGCAAaatcctccttttgtttttcaggGTTTCCAAGGGTTTGGTTTTGGAGATGGCGGCTTCCAGATGTCCTTTGGAATTGGGGCATTTCCATTTGGAATGTTCGCCACAGCATTTAACATCAATGATGGTCGCCCTCCACCAGGTAAATACATGTTCTCTAGTTCACCCTGTAGATCATAATCTCTCTGATTTCATGTTCATTGATGTAGTTTTCCCTCCCCTTATCCTACATCCTTAACAGTTTTATAAAGCCTCTTTTAATCTCGCCTATTTTTGTTTTGCAGCGGTCCCTGGAACCCCTCAGTATGTGGATGAACAGTTCCTGTCTCGTCTCTTCCTCTTTGTTGCCTTGGTTATAATGTTTTGGCTGCTGATTGCTTGAAAATCTCCCATAACCCTTTGTTGGCAATAAGGATGGGGCACCCTTTACGGATTTTACTTCAATCCATGCAATATATTATTCTGGACTTTACCCCTTATCCATCCCTGGCCTCTAAGGTGCTACTCTCCAGTCATGGCCCTTTAGATTAGAAGAGTGAGGGCGTACGACTGTTAGAAGAGAAACAAAAAAAGCACAATAGTATTAATGGCTATGGAGGAGCAGTTTCAGTGCAAGATAGGACAGACAGCAGAAATGTACTGCACAAGAGCAATGTCATCATACCATAATGTTATGGGGAGCAGTGTACGTTAGCACTGGATAAATGAGCAAGGCACTACAGAATAATATCTGTCAAAAGGCACATTTTGTGAGAAGCAaatacccccttccctccccaagaaaaaaaaaatcctaaggGACTCTGAATAGTGACACACAGGTGTGTAATAAGTGGAAAGTACAGTTCATCATTTTGTAGCAAATGCCATCAATGTATAAATTCTGCTGCTGTGTATATCCAGAAGCAGAAACACATGGTGAAGTTAAGAAGATGTAGAGCAAAAGGAAAACCAATCGTAAATGCCCAGGATTTGTGAGACACTAAGACATAGGTATACAAATAGAATGTGTAAAGTGCTCTGGATGCAGCGAAAATCATTATCCAACACTCGCCAAGAGAAGAGGAGACCAGGCAGTCTGTGTATATATTCTTTGGACTTGGGTGGAGTTGAAGGTTGTTGATTCCTCAATTTTATGAGATTTTAATAATTCACTGGGAttaaatgttaattttaagatatatattcatattcctgcatttatttttcttatgtgttCTGTGTATGTTAAACCTTTTTATTTAGAAGGGGAGGGGGATAGATATAAAAGTGCAAAGAGAACAAAGGGAAAAACAAACAAGAGAGAAACCTGGTGAAGGGTGGAAAGACAACATTGCTTAGTATTGTTATAAGTTTTGGCTGTAGCTCAAAATCAACTGTATAATGCATTTAGTATCATTGGGTTAGTTAAATACTTGGGTGTGTTTAAATGGGTATTTTGTGCAGATACATAGAGGGGCCTTTGGGTTGACACTTACTGAGGGAGGCCATTATGTGTCCTTTTGGCAAATGAATGGCCGTGGAAGCTAGGGATATTTCCCGTTGAAGTATGGCTGTCTTTGCATGAAATATAAGTATAGCAAAGTGTGTTAAATGGCACATGGAACAAGTTCACACAATCCTGCTGGGGGATTTTTCCTCACTTCTTCGTAAAAATATTCCCATTTCTGAAAATCTAAAATACTCTTCCAGAGAATACCTGTCCTTTTATCTCTGCAAGTTTGTGAAGCTTCTGCAACCTAAATGCTGAGGGGCAGCTCTTGGAACATGGGTGATCCTTGTGGTTTGGTGTTCAGTCTTCCATTCTTCAGTTAGATCATGCAGGTCTAACTTTTGTTAGTTAAGCGTAAGGTTTTGATGACACTGGGTAGCTCATGGAACCTGCCCTGATATTATCAGTATAGTGATGCCTGGACATTGGGAGCAGAAAATAAGTAGAAAGCGGTCTCTGCATCACACAATAAGCTATTAGTTTGTTTTATGTTTCTGGAGGGGAAATTAGTTGTCctgtgttatgcacgtctagttgctatccaataacgattg
The Mixophyes fleayi isolate aMixFle1 chromosome 1, aMixFle1.hap1, whole genome shotgun sequence DNA segment above includes these coding regions:
- the RNF185 gene encoding E3 ubiquitin-protein ligase RNF185, with the protein product MASAGPTTSASAENSGPGGASGSSNGEGSSQDSTFECNICLDTAKDAVISLCGHLFCWPCLHQWLETRPNRQVCPVCKAGISRDKVIPLYGRGSTGQEDPREKTPPRPQGQRPEPENRGGFQGFGFGDGGFQMSFGIGAFPFGMFATAFNINDGRPPPAVPGTPQYVDEQFLSRLFLFVALVIMFWLLIA